The following nucleotide sequence is from Paracrocinitomix mangrovi.
TGGTCATGATTAGCAAAAGTTTGAAAAGGAAAATAATCTTCGTACCTGTAATTATTCTTGTGACCCTATTAAACCTATTTCAAAGCTGGCAATACATACAATATATTCTTCCCCCTGATAGAATTACCAAAGATTTTTATTGGGCAATATTTGGTAAAACTGAAGCGCCGCTACATGTCGGAAGACTTTTATCTGTAAACAGGGAAGAGGAAGTTTTTGATAGAAACAAATTAGAAGCATTTTGGACTGATAAAGCAAGAGATGAAGAAGGAAATATTATTATTGATCAACATTTAACAGCTGACAATGAATGGGGAAAAGGCATAGAAACTCCTTATCGCGAAACTTGTAAAAGCGAATATTGCTGGTATGAAATTACTTTTGAAGCATTTATACCTGAACATTCCGATCCCTTTCAAATAGAATTAGTTGCAGATATGGCTTACAATAACAAGCATTATGGCTATGTAAGTTATGTATTGGGAGAGAATGAAAATTTCAAAACAGAACAATGGTGTCACTATACTTATCATTACATTTCACCTCACCCACGCACACCTACTGTCTGGTTTAGAACATTCGTTTGGGGTAAAAAACATGAGATATTTATAAGGAATTTCTCTGTGACTTCATTTATAGAAAAAGAGTCTCAAAATTTAAATTAGATCAGATAATAAATTATGGAAGCAAACGTGAATAGGAATTGTTATGCCTAAAAATCACATTCCACTAGGAAAATGTTAACTTTACGTGCTGCTATTTGACAAGATGATACAAAGGGTCAAATTACTGGAAGAACTGAAGAAAAGAAAATAAATATGTCACTGGATAAAAACGGAATCGCTAAAAGAATTGCACAAGAACTAGAAGATGGTTGGTATGTCAATCTTGGTATCGGAATCCCCACTTTGGTTGCTAATTATATTCCTGAAGGGATTGAAGTTGAGTTTCAATCTGAAAATGGAATTTTAGGAATGGGCCCATTTCCGTTCGAAGGTGAAGAAGATGCTGATTTAATCAACGCAGGAAAACAAACTGTAACACTACAAAAAGGAGCTGTAATTTTTGATTCTGCAACATCTTTTGCAATGATTAGAGGTCAGCACGTACAGTTAACTGTACTAGGCGCTATGGAAGTTGCTCAAAATGGTGACATTGCCAACTGGAAGATTCCAGGCAGAATGGTAAAAGGAATGGGAGGCGCAATGGATCTTGTGGCATCTGCTGAAAACATTATTGTTGCCATGATGCACACCAACAAAAAAGGAGAATCAAAACTACTTAAACAATGTACTTTACCTTTAACCGGCGTAGGCTGTGTAACCAAAGTGGTAACAGATATGGCCGTTCTTGAAATAAAAGACAATAAGTTTCATTTAATTGAACGTGCGCCCGGAGTTAGTGTGGAAGAAATTATTGCAGCTACTGAAGGCGATTTAGTAGTTCCTGCTGAAGTACCTGAAATGAAAATCTAAAACCTTTGGAAAAGAAAAAAATTGCTGTAATTGGAGCAGGGCCGGCAGGTATCACTGCGGCTTATGAATTATCAAAAAAAGGACATGAAGTTGAAGTTTTTGAAGCAAGTCCTGATGTTGGAGGATTGTCAAAAACAATTGATCTTTGGAATCAAAAAGTAGACTTAGGTCCACATAGATTTTTTAGCAACGACACCAAAGTCAACCAAGTATGGCTTGAGGTTGTAGGTAAAGACTACAGAATGGTTGATCGATTAACCAGAATCTATTATAAAAAGAAGTTTTATTACTATCCGCTTAAACCTTTTGACGCACTAAAAAAACTTGGGCTAGGAACTGCATTTGTTTGTGTAATGAGTTACATGAAAGAACGCATTGCTCCGGTTAAAAAAGACGGCTCATTTGAAACATGGGTTATAGGTAGATTTGGATATAGATTGTTTTCCATTTTCTTCAAAACCTACAGTGAAAAATTGTGGGGAATTAGTTGCAAAGATTTAGACGAAGATTTTGCGGCTCAGAGAATTAAAAAACTCTCTCTTTTTAAAGCAGTTTGGAGTGCTATGTTTAAAGGTAAAAAAACCAAACACAAAACACTTGTTGATCAATTTGCTTACCCACTTGGAGGAACAGGTATGGTTTACGAGAGAATGAGGGACAATATCGTTAACAAAGGGAATCAAGTACACCTAAAATCTCCTGTTAAGAGAGTAATTTGTAAAAACGGAAAAGTCAATGCTGTTGAACTAGTTGACGGAACCGTTAAAGATTATGATCATGTAATCTCTTCAATGCCCATTACTCATTTGGTTAACAATATGGACGAAGTTCCTGAAAAAGTAATTGAGGCAAATAATAAGCTAACTTTCAGAAACACTTTATTGGTTTACCTAAAGGTTGAAGGTCAAGATGTTTTCCCGGACAACTGGCTATATGTGCATAGCTCAGATTTACAAATGGGACGTATTACCAATTTTAGAAACTGGGTTCCTGAAATCAATAACAATGAAGATTCAACAATTGTAGTTTTAGAATATTGGGCATATGACAATGACGAAATCTGGAATGCTACTGATGAAGATTTAATTGCCTTAGGAAAAGATGAATTGCGTAAAACGGGCTTGATAAAAGATCTTGAAATATCAGATGGACATGTAGTAAAGATTCCTAAATGTTATCCTGTTTATGAAAGAGGATATAAGGAACCTTTAAAACTTGTTGAAGACCATTTAACTTCAATCGACAATTTATCCGTAATTGGAAGATATGGAGCCTTTAAATACAACAATCAGGATCACTCTATTCTCATGGGACTATTGGCAGCTGAAAACATTGCAGATGGTGCTAGCAACAATCTTTGGGAAATCAACACAGACTACGAAGACTATCAAGAAAAGTCTACCATAACTGAATCAGGTCTTAGTCATGAATAATCATGTTAACGCTGAAGAAAAATAAGTTCTTTTTATTAGGGATTTTAATCCTGGTAATTGGTTTTATTTTCACGCTTCAAATTAGAAAAGACAAGTTAAATGCTCCAATGTCTGGAGATTTGGAATGGATTACTGCGCATACTTTAATCACATTAGAATTATGGGATACAGAAGGAGGACCATCTCAATTTAACTTTAGTCCCATTTACACTTATCCGGGAAGAGGAAACATCTATCATTCCCCATTTGGAGGAGTGATGGAGAAAAGTGGTCGTCACTATTACACATCATATCCGCCATTTGCATTTATTTTTGCGTATTACAGCACTAAAATGCTCGGTGGCCCTGACTTGTTAAGTATAAGAACAGTCAATCTAATTATCCACTTTTTATGCGCCCTTTTGCTTTATCTAATCATCTACAAGCTCAGAAAAAATGCGAAAGACACGTTTTCAATAGCCGCAACAACTGCGGTATTGCTGTATTTATTTAGCGTCGGTTATTTATGGGGACATTCAATTCTTTATTTTGCAGACACTTTGATGCAGCTATTGGTGCTGATCTCCATTTATTTATTGATCAAACTGGTAAAAGGGCAATATAAAAGTCAAAGAATGATCCTTGCCCTAATAGGAATGGCAACCTTCATTTCTGTTTACACCGAATGGCTTGGACTTTTGTTTGCGTTTTTCTACGGAATAACTTTATTGGTTTTCTATTTTAAAGAAAAGAAGAAGGTATTTCTATACAGTTTCTGGGTGATTGGTATTACGGCTATTTTAAGTTTAGGATTAACAGTTTTTCAATACAGTAGTTTAGCAGGGTTTGAAACGTTGGTTGATGTAAGTCAGATGAAATATCAAGAAAGAAGTGGGCTACAAGAATTCAATACACAAGTTGTAGTGTACAATTGGAACAATCCAAGGTCATGGTTTTTGCTTGATCATTTCTTAAACAGGAATTTTTCAATGGTCATCAATTTGCTAGGTATAAGCGGATTCTTTTTAATTCCCGTATTGATATGGAGAAAAAGTAGAAAACAAATCAAAAACCTAAAATGGAAAATTATAATTCCATTAATCTTAGTGCTCTCAGTTTTTTGCCATTATTTGATTTTATTCAACTTCAACGCCATCCACAATTTTGCGAATCTCAAAACAGCTTTGGCAATGATCATCATTATTGCTGTGATCATTCAAATAGTTGAAGAATCTATCAACTGGAAATTGAACATTGCTTTTTCTGCGATCTTGTTATTCTTGTTAATCACAAGAATTGATAGATCTATTAGGAGATATCAAGCATTATATGATGAAACAGTATTTCCTAATCAACTTGACAAGACTGCAAGTTTAATAAAGGAATATGGTGATCCTGACAAATATGTTTTTTCAAATGTTTTTGTCAATCCTGAGTTCATTTATAAATCAAAACATTTGATTTTCCCAATGCAAGACACCTC
It contains:
- a CDS encoding CoA transferase subunit B is translated as MSLDKNGIAKRIAQELEDGWYVNLGIGIPTLVANYIPEGIEVEFQSENGILGMGPFPFEGEEDADLINAGKQTVTLQKGAVIFDSATSFAMIRGQHVQLTVLGAMEVAQNGDIANWKIPGRMVKGMGGAMDLVASAENIIVAMMHTNKKGESKLLKQCTLPLTGVGCVTKVVTDMAVLEIKDNKFHLIERAPGVSVEEIIAATEGDLVVPAEVPEMKI
- a CDS encoding FAD-dependent oxidoreductase, with the translated sequence MEKKKIAVIGAGPAGITAAYELSKKGHEVEVFEASPDVGGLSKTIDLWNQKVDLGPHRFFSNDTKVNQVWLEVVGKDYRMVDRLTRIYYKKKFYYYPLKPFDALKKLGLGTAFVCVMSYMKERIAPVKKDGSFETWVIGRFGYRLFSIFFKTYSEKLWGISCKDLDEDFAAQRIKKLSLFKAVWSAMFKGKKTKHKTLVDQFAYPLGGTGMVYERMRDNIVNKGNQVHLKSPVKRVICKNGKVNAVELVDGTVKDYDHVISSMPITHLVNNMDEVPEKVIEANNKLTFRNTLLVYLKVEGQDVFPDNWLYVHSSDLQMGRITNFRNWVPEINNNEDSTIVVLEYWAYDNDEIWNATDEDLIALGKDELRKTGLIKDLEISDGHVVKIPKCYPVYERGYKEPLKLVEDHLTSIDNLSVIGRYGAFKYNNQDHSILMGLLAAENIADGASNNLWEINTDYEDYQEKSTITESGLSHE